The following are encoded together in the Zetaproteobacteria bacterium genome:
- a CDS encoding carbamoyl-phosphate synthase small subunit → MQQPSTPAILALEDGRVFHGTALGKRGGTVGEVCFNTSITGYQEILSDPSYKDQLITFTTPHIGNVGANPDDMESDGVHANGVIVRQAARIHANHRARQSWHDWLMEHGVVGIEGVDTRALTRHLRDRGALRGAIASDGTPAEKLIDRARQWAGLPGRDLLSEVSGRLPGRWRQGSYDLDRASFRSAPKVHTPTVAVLDFGCKFNILNMLVDQKLEPVILPARTTAEEILARDPAGIFLSNGPGDPAAAPYAVETIRRLLECDLPIFGICMGHQLLCQALGLTTFKLKFGHRGGNHPVAARGKVEISSQNHGFAVADEAIPPQIEVTHRSLFDGTIEGIALKDRPVFSVQYHPEASPGPHDGGWLFRRFAEAVHAYAASR, encoded by the coding sequence ATGCAACAGCCCAGCACCCCCGCAATTCTGGCCCTGGAGGATGGGCGCGTCTTCCATGGAACGGCGCTGGGGAAGCGTGGCGGCACCGTCGGCGAGGTCTGCTTCAACACCTCGATCACCGGCTATCAGGAGATCCTCTCCGACCCCTCCTACAAGGATCAGCTGATCACCTTCACCACGCCGCACATCGGCAATGTCGGCGCCAACCCGGACGATATGGAGTCCGACGGCGTGCACGCCAACGGCGTCATCGTCCGGCAGGCGGCGCGCATCCACGCCAACCACCGCGCCCGGCAGTCGTGGCACGACTGGCTGATGGAGCATGGCGTGGTCGGCATCGAAGGGGTCGACACCCGGGCGCTGACCCGCCATCTGCGCGACCGCGGCGCGCTGCGCGGCGCCATCGCCTCCGACGGGACCCCCGCCGAGAAGCTGATCGACCGGGCGCGCCAATGGGCGGGGCTGCCCGGGCGCGACCTGCTCTCCGAGGTGAGCGGCCGCCTGCCCGGGCGGTGGCGGCAGGGAAGCTACGACCTGGACCGCGCCTCCTTCCGCTCCGCGCCCAAGGTACACACACCCACCGTTGCCGTTCTTGATTTCGGATGTAAGTTCAATATCCTGAACATGCTTGTTGACCAGAAGCTTGAGCCGGTGATCCTGCCGGCCAGGACCACCGCCGAGGAGATTCTGGCCCGCGATCCCGCCGGCATCTTCCTCTCCAACGGCCCCGGCGATCCGGCAGCAGCACCCTATGCGGTGGAGACCATCCGCCGGCTGCTGGAGTGTGACCTGCCCATCTTCGGCATCTGCATGGGCCATCAGCTGCTCTGCCAGGCGCTGGGGTTGACCACCTTCAAGCTCAAGTTCGGCCATCGCGGCGGCAACCACCCGGTCGCCGCCCGCGGCAAGGTGGAGATCTCCAGCCAGAACCACGGCTTCGCGGTGGCCGACGAGGCGATCCCGCCGCAGATCGAGGTCACCCACCGTTCGCTGTTCGACGGCACCATCGAGGGGATCGCGCTCAAGGATCGGCCGGTCTTCTCGGTGCAGTATCATCCCGAGGCCAGCCCCGGCCCGCACGACGGCGGTTGGCTCTTCCGCCGCTTCGCCGAGGCGGTACACGCCTACGCCGCCAGCCGCTAG